CGAACGGTAACGTGCGCTTGATTTCGCTCGTGGCCTCGAAGTAATCGATCGCGTAGCGCGCGTGCTCTTCGATGCCGGTGCCGATGGCGAAGATGTTCGGATCGAAGATGATGTCCTGTGGCGGGAAGCCCACCTGCTCGGTGAGAATCTTGTAGGCCCGCGTACAGATCTCGACCTTCCGCGCGGCGGTGTCGGCCTGCCCCTGCTCGTCGAACGCCATCACGATCACGGCTGCGCCGTATCGGCGTACCAAGCGCGCCTGTCGTACGAACTCCGCCTCGCCTTCCTTCATCGAGATGGAGTTTACGATGCCCTTGCCCTGCAGGCACTTGAGGCCGGCCTCGATCACGCTCCACTAGCTGGAATCCACCATGTCCGGCACACGCGAGATATCGGGTTCCGACGCTACCAAGTTGAGGAAGGTGACCATCGCCTTTTCGGCGTCGAGCAGCCCCTCGTCCATGTTGATGTCGATGATCTGTGCACCGCTGTCCACCTGCTGGCGCGCTACGACCAGCGCATCGCTGTAGTTCCCTTCGAGAACGAGCTTGGCGAACTTGGCCGAGCCGGTCACGTTGGTGCGCTCGCCCACGTTCACGAAGTTCGTGTCGGGGCCGACGTTCATTGGCTCGAGCCCCGACAGGCGCAGCAGCGGCGCCACGTCGGGGATCTTGCGCGGGGGCACTCCCTCAACGGCCTGGGCAATGGCGGCGATATGCGCCGGCGTGGTGCCACAGCAGCCGCCCACGATGTTCAGCAGTCCACTGCGGGCCCACTCGCCGATCTGCTCGGCCATGATCTCCGGCGACTCATCGTAGCCGCCGAAGGCATTGGGAAGGCCGGCATTGGGGTGAGCACTGACGTGCGTGTCGGCGATGCGCGAGAGTTCCGACACGTAGGCGCGGAGCTGGGCGGCGCCGAGTGCGCAGTTCAGGCCGATGGAGATGGGCTTGATGTGGGACATGGAGGTCCAGAAGGCCTCCGTGGTCTGTCCCGACAGGGTGCGGCCGCTGGCGTCGGTGATGGTGCCGGAAATCATGACCGGCACCCGCATGCCTGACTGTTCGAAGTACGACTCGATCGCGAACAGCGCCGCCTTGGCGTTCAGCGTATCGAAGATCGTCTCGACCATCAGGATGTCGGCGCCACCATCGAGCAGCCCCTTGGCGGCCTCGGTGTAGGCGGCCACGAGCTGGTCGAAGGTGACATTGCGGGCGCCCGGGTTCTCGACCTCGGGGGAGAGCGAGGCGGTGCGGTTCGTGGGCCCAAGCACACCGGCCACGAAGCGTGGCCTGGCCGGGTTGGCGGCCTCGAACTCGTCGGCCAGGCCGCGGGCCATCCCGGCGGCGGCCACGTTGATCTCGTACGCCAGCGACTCCATGCAGTAATCGGCCATGGAGATGGTGTTGGCATTGAAGGTGTTCGTCTCGAGGATATCGGCCCCGGCCTCGAGGTACTGCCGCTGGATAGCGCCGACGATCTGCGGTTGCGTGAGGGCCAGAAGATCGTTGTTGCCCTTGAGATCGCTCGGCCAGTCGGCGAATCGCGTGCCCCGGTAGTCGGCTTCGGTGAGCCGATAGGTCTGGAGCATGGTCCCCATGGCGCCGTCGAGCAGCAGGATGCGTCGGGCGAGGAGACCGGGGAGCAGCGCGAGACGGGAGGCGCGATTGAGTACGCCGGATGCTGGCTTTGACATATCTTGAATTTATCTATGAAGAGCGCCACAGAGCACCCGACAAACACGCCTGACACCGCGAATGGTGCCACGGACCCGCGCCCTCGCGCCGAACTCCTGGCCCGGCTGCTCGATCCCGAGCAGGTCATCATGTTCGACGGGGCAATGGGCACGATGCTGTACGCACGTGGCGTGTTCATCAACCAGTGCTACGACGAGCTCGTGCTGCGTAGCCCCGATCTCGTGCGTGAGATCCACGCGGCGTATGTGAAAGCGGGCGCCGAGGTACTGGAAACGAACACGTTCGGTGCCAACCGCGCCAAGCTCACGCAGTATGGGCTCGAGGGGCAGGTCACCGCCATCAACACGAGGGCCGCCCAGCTCGCGCGCGAAGCGGCGGGCGAGCACCGCCTCGTGTCAGGAGCGGTGGGACCGCTCGGCGTACGCTTGGAGCCCTACGGCCCCACCAGCAAGGACGAGGCGCGCGGTCTGTTCCGCGAGCAGATGTTCGCGCTGAAAGCCGGTGGTGCCGACTGTTTCCTGCTGGAAACGTTCACCGATCTGGAGGAGCTGGAGCAGGCCATTCTGGCGGCCCGTGAGGTCGATGCCGGCATGCCGGTGATCGCGCAGGCCACGGTTGGCCCCGATTTGCGGACGTCGTTCGGTGCAAGCCCGGAAGACATTGCGCGCGTGCTCGATCGCTGGGGCGTAGATGTGATCGGTCTGAACTGCTCGGTGGGGCCTCAAACGATTCTGGAAGCGATCGAGCGCATGGCCACCGTGACCACGCGCAAGTTGTCGGCGCAGCCGAACGCCGGAATGCCGCGCGATGTGGGCGGCCGCTCGATGTACATGGCGAGCCCGGAGTACATGGCCACGTACGCTCGCCACCTGATTCAGGCGGGCGCCAAGATCGTGGGTGGTTGCTGCGGCACTACGCCCGATCACATCAAGGCAATGGTGGAGGGTGTGCGACCGCTGGCGCCTCGCACGCGGGCAATCGTGCAACACGATGAGACGGGTGCCGTTCGCGACGAACTGGTGGGACGCACGCCGGTGCCACTGGCGCAGCGCTCGCGGTTCGGCGCCAAGATCGCCAACGGCCAGTTCGTCACGTCTGTGGAGATCGTGCCGCCGCGTGGTGTCGACACGGTGAAGCTGGAGCTCGATGCGGCGGCGTTGCACAAGGCTGGAGTCGATGCCATCAACGTGCCCGATGGACCACGGGCGCAGAGCCGCATGGGTGCGATCGCCACGAGTCTCATCATCGAGCGACACGGCATCGAAGCGGTCACGCACTACTGCTGTCGCGATCGCAATCTGCTGGGCATGCTCAGCGACCTGCTCGGCGCGTCGGCGCTCGGGCTGCGCAACATGCTGCTGATCACCGGCGATCCGCCGAAGATGGGCCCATATCCGGATGCCACGGCGGTGTTCGACATCGACGCGATCGGCCTCACGAACCTGGTGAGCAAGCTGAATCGCGGGCTCGACCCGGGAAACAACCCCATCGGCGAGCCCACGCGCTTCGTGGTGGGCGTGGGCGTGAATCCGGCGGCCATCGACCCGGCGCATGAACTGAAGCGTTTTCACTGGAAGGTCGAGGCCGGCGCCGAGTATGCGATCACGCAGCCGGTATTCGATCCAGCGCAGCTGGAGCATTTCCTGACCAGTATCGATGATGTGCGCATTCCGGTGGTCGCGGGAATCTGGCCGCTGGTGTCAGCGCGGAATGCGGAGTTTCTGGCGAACGAAGTACCTGGGGTGACGGTGCCGAAGGAAGTGCTTGACCGTATGCGAAGGGCGAACGACAAGAGCAAAGAGCACGCGCTGGCGGAAGGCATCGCGATCGCGCGGGAGTCGTTGGAGCGCGTGCGCGGATCGGTACAGGGTGTGCAGGTCAGTGCGCCGTTCGGACGTATCGAGCTTGCCCTTGAAGTGTTCGGATAGCGGATCGGCCGTCCTCTCTTAATCCCAGCGAACTATGTGTGGTATTAGCGGCACGATCCGTTTTCGCGGCACCGTGGATCGCCATCTCATTGAGCGCCAGCGTGACACGATGGTGCACCGCGGGCCGGATTCGAGTGGCCTCTGGTGTTCGGCTGATGAGCGCGTGGGCTTCGGCCACCGTCGCCTGGCGATCATCGACCTGTCGCCGGGCGGCCATCAGCCGATGATCGACAGCGAGACGGGCACGGTCATCACCTTCAACGGTGAGATCTACAACTATGTCGAGCTCCGTGATCGACTACGCGCGAAGGGCCATCTGTTCCGTACGCACTCGGATACAGAAGTCATTCTCGCGGCGTACCGGGAATGGGGCATCGACTGCGTCCCCCACCTCGGCGGAATGTTCGCGTTCGCCCTGTACGACGAATCCAAGCAGCGCGTGTTGCTGGCGCGCGACCGCGCGGGCGAGAAGCCGCTCTTCTATCGCGTGAACGATGAGCAGTTCACGTTTGCCAGCGAAGCCAAGGCGCTGCTGGCGGACCCGAGCTGCCCGCGTCGCCTGCGCGCGCAATCTCTCAACGAATATCTCGCATACGGATACGTGTCGGGCGAAAACACGATGTTCGCCGATATCCGTCGCGTAGCACCGGCTGGGCGGGTTGTCATCAACCTCGCAACCGGCGCGATCGCACACGACAGCTACTGGACTCTGCCACGTACGGCGTCGGCAGCATCGTCGGCGGATCCGGAGGCGCTCGTTGAGGAACTTCACGAGCTGCTTAAGGCGTCGGTGCGTCGCCAGCTGATGGCCGACGTCCCCATCGGCGTGTTGCTCAGTGGCGGCGTTGACTCGAGCATCGTCACCGCTATCGCCGCCGAGGTCAGTGGAAGCCGCATTCGTACGTTCACCGCACGTTTTCCGGGGCACAGCGGCTTCGACGAAGGCCCGTATGCGCGGATGGTGGCCGATCATCTGGGCACGGAGCACATCGAGCTTGAGGCGAAGGCGGCGGATGCCTCGCTGCTTCAGTCGCTGGTCGCGCAGTTCGATGATCCGATTTCAGACTCGTCGATGATTCCGACGTTCCTGGTGTCACAGGAAATCCGGAAACATGCGACCGTCGCGATCGGTGGAGACGGCGGTGATGAGCTGTTCGGGGGATATCACAAGTACCCGGTTCAAGTGCAGGCCGAGCGGCTGCGGGCAGTTCTTCCTCGTGGGGTCCGGCGATTCGCAGCGTACGCAGCCGAGAGCATTCTTCCTGTCGGCACTCCCGGTCGCGGCTTTGCCAAGTCTCTCGCCGGTACGGCAGGCGACGGACTCGCGAACTCTGGGCGAATATTCCGTGCGGATGAGCGCGCGCGCTTGACGGATGCGCTGCGACCGCTCGACCAACAGCTGCTTCTAGCACCCGAGATGCTGCGTTCGCGCGCATTCGAGGACCGTAAGACCGCACTCCAACGCGCGACCGCACTCGACTTCAGCACCTATATGGTCGACGATGTGCTGGTGAAAGTGGATCGCTCGAGCATGCTGTCTTCGCTCGAAGTGCGGGCACCACTTCTCGATATCGACGTGATCGAGTTCGCGTTCTCGCGCGTGCCGGATTCACTGAAGGCCGACCGCAGCAATAGAAAGCTGATCTTGCGTCGACTTGGAGAGCAGCTCCTGCCAAAGCGACTTGACCTTACTCGCAAGCAGGGATTCTCCGTGCCCATGGACTCGTGGATGAAGCACGAGTGGCGCGACCAACTCGATGGCGCGCAAGCGCAGACGCATGGCCTGATCTCTCCGGCGGCATTCAAGA
The window above is part of the Gemmatimonas sp. genome. Proteins encoded here:
- the asnB gene encoding asparagine synthase (glutamine-hydrolyzing), with the protein product MCGISGTIRFRGTVDRHLIERQRDTMVHRGPDSSGLWCSADERVGFGHRRLAIIDLSPGGHQPMIDSETGTVITFNGEIYNYVELRDRLRAKGHLFRTHSDTEVILAAYREWGIDCVPHLGGMFAFALYDESKQRVLLARDRAGEKPLFYRVNDEQFTFASEAKALLADPSCPRRLRAQSLNEYLAYGYVSGENTMFADIRRVAPAGRVVINLATGAIAHDSYWTLPRTASAASSADPEALVEELHELLKASVRRQLMADVPIGVLLSGGVDSSIVTAIAAEVSGSRIRTFTARFPGHSGFDEGPYARMVADHLGTEHIELEAKAADASLLQSLVAQFDDPISDSSMIPTFLVSQEIRKHATVAIGGDGGDELFGGYHKYPVQVQAERLRAVLPRGVRRFAAYAAESILPVGTPGRGFAKSLAGTAGDGLANSGRIFRADERARLTDALRPLDQQLLLAPEMLRSRAFEDRKTALQRATALDFSTYMVDDVLVKVDRSSMLSSLEVRAPLLDIDVIEFAFSRVPDSLKADRSNRKLILRRLGEQLLPKRLDLTRKQGFSVPMDSWMKHEWRDQLDGAQAQTHGLISPAAFKTYRGRLDAGLPIGERLYSLLFIQLWSERFAVTDVV
- a CDS encoding bifunctional homocysteine S-methyltransferase/methylenetetrahydrofolate reductase gives rise to the protein MKSATEHPTNTPDTANGATDPRPRAELLARLLDPEQVIMFDGAMGTMLYARGVFINQCYDELVLRSPDLVREIHAAYVKAGAEVLETNTFGANRAKLTQYGLEGQVTAINTRAAQLAREAAGEHRLVSGAVGPLGVRLEPYGPTSKDEARGLFREQMFALKAGGADCFLLETFTDLEELEQAILAAREVDAGMPVIAQATVGPDLRTSFGASPEDIARVLDRWGVDVIGLNCSVGPQTILEAIERMATVTTRKLSAQPNAGMPRDVGGRSMYMASPEYMATYARHLIQAGAKIVGGCCGTTPDHIKAMVEGVRPLAPRTRAIVQHDETGAVRDELVGRTPVPLAQRSRFGAKIANGQFVTSVEIVPPRGVDTVKLELDAAALHKAGVDAINVPDGPRAQSRMGAIATSLIIERHGIEAVTHYCCRDRNLLGMLSDLLGASALGLRNMLLITGDPPKMGPYPDATAVFDIDAIGLTNLVSKLNRGLDPGNNPIGEPTRFVVGVGVNPAAIDPAHELKRFHWKVEAGAEYAITQPVFDPAQLEHFLTSIDDVRIPVVAGIWPLVSARNAEFLANEVPGVTVPKEVLDRMRRANDKSKEHALAEGIAIARESLERVRGSVQGVQVSAPFGRIELALEVFG